CGCAGGACGTGGACCTGGCCACGCCGGGGACCAAGGCCCTGGGCGGCATGGAGGTCGAGGTCGTCGACCCGGTCGCCGATTATGCCGAGCTGATGCGCTCGATCTTCGATTTCGGCAAGATCCGCGCGCTGTTCGCCGACGGCTTCCGCATCCGCTTCGACGCCATGCATGCGGTCACCGGCCCCTATGCCAGGGCGATCCTGGAAGGCGAGCTGGGCGCGCCCGCGGGCTCGGTGGTGAATGCCGTTCCCAGTCCCGATTTCGGCGGCGGCCATCCCGACCCGAACCCGATCTGGGCCAAGGATCTGATGGATGCGATGTTCGGGCCGGACGCGCCGGATTTCGGCGCCGCCTCGGATGGCGACGGCGACCGCAACATGATCGTCGGCCGCAACTGCTACGTGACGCCTTCGGACAGCCTGGCGGTGCTGGCTGCGAACGCCACGCTGGTCCCGGCCTATGCCGGCGGGTTGAAAGGCGTGGCGCGCTCCATGCCGACCTCGCGGGCGCTGGACCGGGTGGCCGAGCGCCTGGGCCTGGCCTGCTACGAGACGCCGACCGGCTGGAAATTCTTCGGCAACCTGCTCGACGCCGGCAAGGCGACGCTCTGCGGCGAGGAAAGCGCCGGCACCGGTTCGGACCATGTGCGGGAAAAGGACGGGCTCTGGGCGGTGCTGTTCTGGCTGAACCTGCTGGCCGAGCGCCGGCAGCCGGTGGCCGGGATCATGGCCGACCATTGGGCGAAATACGGCCGCAACTACTATTCCCGCCACGACTATGAGGCGGTGGATGCCGCGGCCGCGGCCGAGCTGATGCAGGCGCTGCGCGAGCGTCTGGCCGATCTGCCGGGCCAGGCCGCGGCCGGGCTGCGGATCGAGGCGGCGGACGAGTTCGCCTATGACGACCCGGTGGACGGCTCGCGCAGCGAGGGGCAGGGCCTGCGCATCATGACCGAGGGCGGCGGCCGCATCGTGCTGCGCCTGTCGGGCACCGGCACCGAGGGGGCGACGCTGCGCGTCTACCTGGAGCGGGTCGAGACCGATCCCGCCCGGATGCAGGACGATCCGCAACAGGCGCTGGCAGGCATCGTCGCCGCCGCCGAGGAAATCGCCGGCATCCGCGCCCGCACCGGCCGGGATGCGCCCGACGTCATCACCTGAGCGCGTCCCGCGCGGCGGGATCAGCCCGCCGCCAGCTCGTCCCAGCAGGCCAGCGCGTGGCCGGCATACATCAGGCCCGGCCCGCCGCTCATCTGGATCGCCATGGACAACACGTCGCCCAGTTCCTCGCGCGTGGCGCCGGCCTTCATCAGCGCCTCGACATGAAGCAGGATGCAGGGCTCGCAGCGCTGGACGATGGCCATGCCGACGGCGATGAATTCCTTGGTCTTGGCGTCCAGCACGCCGCCGTCATGCACCGCCTTGGACAGTGCGCCGAAGCCCTTGGTGGCGTCGGGGATGGCCTTGTTCATCACCCGCAATTCGCTGCGCATCTCGTCGATCTTTGCCTTGTAGCTCATGGTTCGCACTCCTTCTGGGCCGGGCATGGCTAGCCCGGCGCCGATCGCAACGGCTTGATCCAGATCAAGGGAATTGCGAATTTTCGCAGGTTCGCGGCAAGGTTCAGACCCGGCGCCCGCGCACCCATGTCTCGCGCATGACCGGCGTATCCTCGTCCAGCATGGCAAAGCGGATCAGGTCGGCGCGCAGCCCCGGCGCCAGGCGGCCGCGGTCGGCCAATCCGGCCGCCTGGGCCGGGTTGGCCGTCACGCTTGCCATGGCGCGCGGCAGGTCGTCCCAGATCCGCGCCAGGATCAGCGCCCCGGCCAGGAGCCCCGCGGGCACGTAATCCGAGGACAGGATGTCGAGCTGCCCAACCCGTGCCAGATCCGCCGCCGAGACATTGCCGGAATGGCTGCCGCCGCGGATCAGGTTCGGCGCCCCCATCATCACCATGATACCGTGGTCGTGGCAGGCCGCCGCCGCCTCGGGCGTGGTCGGGAATTCGGCCAGCCGCACGCCATGGCCGGCCGAAAGCGCGACATGTGCGGCCGTGGTGTCGTCATGGCTGGCCAGCACCGCGCCCAGCCGGTGCGCGATCTCGACCGCCGCCGCCTCGTGGCGGTCGCCGAAGCGGGCGCGCAGATCCTGCAGCCGGGCGACATGCTCGGCGAAGGCCGCGTCCGAGAGCTTGTACTTGCCCTGCACATATTGCGCGAGCTTCGAGATGTCGCGGAACTGGCGCTGGCCCGGTGTGTGGTCCATCAGGCTGATGATGCCGACCCGGTCCTCGGGGCCGAACTCGTCGAGTTCCGCCAGCAGGGTCTGCGAGCAGATCTCGGCGCGCAGGTGCAGGAAATGGCTGATGCGCAGCGCCCCCCGAGCCCGTAGCGCGGCCAGTTCATGCGCCAGTTCGCGGGCATATTTGTCGTAATCCTGGTCTGGCCCCTCGTTCGGGATCGAGCCCACGCGCATGGCGTCGAAGACCGTGGTGATGCCGCAGCCCGCCAGTTCGGCGTCATGCGCCAGGATGGCCCCGGCATGGGGCCAGTCCACGCCGGGGCGGGGACGGATGTGGCGTTCCAGGTTGTCGGTATGCAGCTCGACCATGCCGGGGGCAAGATAGTCGCCCTGCATGTCCAGCGCGCCGGCCGGCACGGCGCTGCCCGGCTGGATCGCGGCGATGGCGCCGTCCTCCAGCACCAGCGCGCCGGGGGTCACGGTCTCGGGCAGGATCAGGCGGGCATTGGCAAGGATGGTGCGGGTCATCGCGGGCCTTGGGGTTGCGGGGCAGGCCAGGGGTGGCCGATTGCGGCGCCATGGTCAAGCGCGGTGGCTGCGAGATGGGGGCCGGGGGGCTTTGCCCCCACGCCGCGCCGGCCCCTCGACGGGGCCGGCGCGGCGTTCCCCCAGGATATTTGCACAAGAAAGAAGCCGGAAGGCGGCGCCTAGGGGCAGAGCGCATCCACCCATTGCGGCACCACCTCGGTCGCGGCGCCGAGGCGGCGTTCGGCGAAGTCGCGGCTGACGGCCGAGGCAGCCAGGTTCAGCTCGATGGTATGGGCGCCGTTGCGGCGGGCGTGCTGGGCCAGGCCGGCGGCGGGATAGACTAGGCCCGATGTGCCGATGGCGGCAAAGAGCTCGGCGCTTTCGACCGCCTTCCAGATCCGCTCCATGTGATAGGGGATCTCGCCGAACCAGACGATGTCGGGCCGGGCCAGGGCCTTGCCGCAGGCCGGGCAGGGATCGGGCGGGCGCATCACCAGCGCCGCCGGCCAGCGGTGGCCGCAGCCGGCGCAGAGCGCGCCGAGCAGGCTGCCATGCATGTGGATCACCTCGGCCGAGCCGCCGCGCTCGTGCAGGTCGTCCACGTTCTGCGTGACCAGGGTTAGCTCGTGCCGTTGCGCCAGCCGCGCCAGAGCCCGATGCGCCGCGTTGGGCCGGGCGCGGGCGGCATCGGCGCGGCGCTGGTTGTAGAAGCGATGCACCAGCGCCGGGTCGCGCCGAAAGCCCTCGGGCGTGGCGACGTCCTCGATGCGGTGCTCTTCCCACAGCCCGTCGGTGGCACGGAACGTCCTGATTCCGCTTTCGGCCGAGATGCCTGCCCCCGTCAGCACGGTGATGCGCATCCCCGGCTCAGCGTGCGCAATAGGCCTCGGCCGCGGCGGCGAAATTCTTGTAGCGGGCCCAGAAGGCGTTGTCGGCATCGCTTTTCGACATGCGCACTTCTTGCGCCGCATCGGCGTCGCGGAAGAAGCGCGCCGCGCGGCGCTGGTCCGAGCGCGACAGCGTCTGGTCGGCGACCTGCTGGATGCAGCGACAGGCCTGGCCGTTGCGGGCGCCCCGCTCCGAACGGATGCAGGCGGAATCGATCGGGCCTGCCACGGCGAGCGGCGTGGTCAGCACCACCGCGGCGGCGGCGATCATCAATCGGTTGAACATCTCTGTCTCCTCGGCTCCTGCCACGGCAACGGGGCTGCGCACCCTCTTTCCGCCGCGCTCTTGTCCGGCGGAGCTTAGCAGAAGCCGCCCCTTGCCTCAATTGCGGCGGGGCGGCGCAGGGGGCCAAAGGATGGCGGCCGCGGGGGCGCGCGCCCCAAGATATGCGGTCAGGCCGGTTCGGGCGTATAGCCGGCGTCGCGAATCACCTCGGCCGCGCGGGCGGCATCCAGCCCCTCGACCGTGACGCTGCGGCTGGCGAGGTCGGTCGCGGCCCTGCCGCCCGCCTCGGCCACCGCCTTTTCGATGGCCGCCGTGCAATGGCCGCAGCTCATGTCCTCGACGCGGAATTTCATCGGCCCGTCCTTTCACCCGTTTTTCGTCTGGCCCGGCCTTTCGCTTGTCCGGGAAGCAGCCTATGATCGCGTCGCGGCGCCACGGGCGCAACTCCCCCTCATGAGGCTGCGACCAATGGTCACCGAAAACTTCCGTGGCGCGATCCTGATGGTCGTCTCGATGGTGCTGTTCGCCTTCGAGGACATGTTCATCAAGCTGCTTGCGGCCGAACTGCCCTATGCGCAGGTGCTGGCCCTGATCGGGCTTCTGGGCTTTCTTGCCTTTGGCGCCATGCTGAAGCTCAAGCGTGGGCGGCTGTTCACCCGCGACCTGGTCCGGCCCATCGTGCTGTTTCGCAACCTGGCCGAGGCGGTTGGCTCGATCGGCATCGTCGTGGCGCTGGCGCTGACCGAGCTGTCCTCAACCTCGGCGATCATGCAGGCGCTGCCCCTGGCCATCGTGCTGGGCGCGGCGCTGTTTCTGGGCGAGCCGGTCGGCTGGCGGCGCTGGAGCGCGATCATCGTCGGCTTCCTGGGCGTGCTCTTGGTGATCCGGCCGGGACTGGCGGGGTTCCAGCCGGTGTCGCTGATGGCGCTGCTGGCGGTGGTGGGGCTGGCGGCGCGCGACATCGCCACCCGCCGCGTGCCGGCGCATATCCATTCCGACCAGCTGGCCGCCTCGGCCTTCTTCGCCATCCTGATCGCCGCGGTGCTGATGGGGCTGGTGCTGGGGCAGGACTTCGTCCTGCCCAGCCCGCGGCAATGGCTGCTGTTGCTGGCCTGCATCACCCTGGGCGTCGGCGGCTATGCGCTGCTGGTCACCGCAACCCGCGTGGGCGAGGCCTCGGCGCTTGCCCCCTATCGCTATGCAAGGCTGGTCTTTGCCCTGATCCTGGCCTTCCTGGTCTTCGGCGAGCGTCCGGATGCGCTGACGCTGACCGGCGCCGCGATCATCGTCGGCTCGGGCTGCTACACCATGTGGCGCGAGGCCGCGCTGCGCCGCCGCCGGCTGCGCGAGGCCGGTTTCGTCACCGCCTCATGAACCCTCTTTCCGCAACGCCAAAGCCCTTGTATAGCCCGGCCATGACCGACCTTGACCTCATCCGCAATTTCTCGATCGTGGCCCATATCGACCACGGCAAATCCACCCTGGCCGACCGCCTGATCCAGCTGACGGGTACGGTCGCCGAACGCGACATGAAGGCCCAGCTGCTCGACAGCATGGATATCGAGCGCGAGCGGGGCATCACCATCAAGGCCAACACCGTGCGCATCGAATACCCCGCGCGAGACGGGCGGACCTATGTGCTGAACCTGATCGACACCCCCGGCCATGTCGACTTCGCCTATGAGGTCAGCCGGTCGATGCGCGCGGTCGAGGGCAGCCTGCTGGTCGTGGACGCGACGCAGGGGGTCGAGGCGCAGACCCTGGCCAATGTCTATCAGGCCATCGACGCCGGGCACGAGATCGTGCCGGTGCTGAACAAGATCGACCTGCCCGCCGCCGAGCCCGACCGCGTCAAGGAACAGATCGAGGACGTGATCGGCATCGACGCCCATGACGCCATCGAGATCTCGGCCAAGACCGGCCTTGGCATCCCCGAGGTGCTGGAGGCCATCGTCACCCGCCTGCCGGCCCCCAAGGGCGACCGCGACGCGCCCTTGAAGGCGATGCTGGTCGATTCGTGGTATGACCCCTATCTGGGCGTCGTGGTGATGATCCGGGTCATGGACGGGGTGATCCGCAAGGGCGACCGCATCCGCATGATGCAGACCAATGCCGTCTACGGCATCGACAAGCTCGCCGTGCTGCGGCCGCAGATGCAGGACATTGCCGAGCTGGGGCCGGGCGAGATCGGCGTTTTGACCGCCTCGATCAAGCAGGTGCGCGACACCCGCGTCGGCGACACCATCACGCATGAGCGCAAGGGCACCGACAAGCCGCTGCCGGGCTTCAAGCCGGCGCAGCCGGTGGTGTTCTGCGGCCTCTTTCCGGTCGATGCCAATGATTTCGAGGCGCTGCGCGACGCCATCGAGAAGCTGGCGCTGAACGATGCCAGCTTCTCCTACGAGATGGAGACCTCGGCCGCGCTGGGGTTCGGCTTCCGCTGCGGCTTCCTGGGCCTTCTGCACCTCGAGGTGATCCGCGACCGGCTGGAGCGCGAATACGACCTGGACCTGATCACCACCGCGCCCTCGGTGGTGTTCCGGCTGCACATGCGCGACGGCGAGGTGCGCGAGCTGCACAACCCCGCCGACATGCCCGACCTGACGCTGATCGACCATATCGAGGAGCCGCGCATCAAGGCCACGATCATGGTGCCCGACGAATACCTGGGCGACGTGCTGAAGCTTTGCCAGGACCGCCGCGGCATCCAGATGGACCTGACCTATGCCGGCAACCGGGCGATGGTGGTCTATGACCTGCCGCTGGCCGAGGTGGTCTTCGATTTCTACGACCGGCTGAAATCCGTGACCAAGGGCTATGCCAGCTTCGATTACCAGATCAGCGAATATCGCGAGGATTATCTGGTCAAGATGTCGATCCTGGTGAATGACGAGCCGGTGGACGCGCTGGCGATCATGGTCCACCGCGACCGTGCCGAAAGCCGCGGCCGGGCGATGGTGGAAAAGCTGAAGGAGCTGATTCCGCGCCACATGTTCAAGATCCCGATCCAGGCCGCCATCGGCAGCCGGGTGATCGCGCGCGAGACGCTTTCGGCGCTGCGCAAGGACGTGACGGCGAAATGCTATGGCGGCGATGCGACGCGCAAGAAGAAGCTCTTGGAAAAGCAAAAGGCCGGCAAGAAGAAGATGCGCCAGTTCGGCAAGGTCGAGATCCCGCAGACGGCATTCATCCAGGCATTGAAGATGGACGGATGACTCATCCCCCGGGTTGTGGCAGCATGGATTCGCGCCACATCGGGGAATGGTATGCGGGTTGCCTTCGTTTTACTGGCGGTTTCTTTCCTGGGCACGGGGGCCTTCGCCCAGGACGGAGACGATTTCGGCTTCCCGGTCCCGATTGATGTGCAGACCCGGCGGCAGTTGCTGAGCGAAGCTTTTCCGCAGGTCGATAACAGCCTGAAAAAGCTGGACAGCCTGATCAGGTATCGCCGGGATCTGGAGCTTTACCGAGTCACGCATCTTGAGGCGTTCAACGAGGCGATAGAGCAGATCTGCCGCGATCTGCTTATTGTCGAGGCCAGGGTGAGTGCGGCCGCCGGCAGGGGCGACCTTTCCCCGAACGAGAAAGGCAATTACGACCGCCGGATCGCCGAGGAACGCGGGCAATGTTCGGTCTCGAACAAGGCTTCCAGCCGGTATTATCGGCTTTACGATCAGTTCATGGGCATTTATCGCGACGAGGCCGCCAGTTCCAGGGATCGCCTGCATAGTTGCTATGCCAGCGATCCTTGCCGCCTGGGGCAGGGTTAGATGCTGCTGGACTGGAGCAACGTCGTCTCTCGGGCCCAGCTTTCGCTTTTCAATTTCCTTTTGGCGCTTTCGGACCTGCTGCCTGCCATATTCTTCGCGATCACCTTTCCGCTGGTCCTGCTGCTTTTCATCCGCTTCGATGAAGGGGAAAAGGTTCTCGCGCCGTTCGAACTGACATTCTTTTCCTTTATCGGGCTACTGGTCGCCTATCTGACCTATCTGAGCAAGGATACCTTGCTGGAAAACCTGCTGCCGTCCTTTGTCGTGATCCTGGCCTTCTTCTTTCAGCTGTTCGGTCGGACGAAATCCGGGGCAGAGGTGCCCCTGGGAACCAAGATGACGCTGGCGGCCGGGATCGTCACCGTCGGCTCGTTCATCATCGGCTCGCGCTTCTTCAACCTGTTGTTCGGCGGCGGCGGGGGAGGCTAGGGCCGGGCTCCGGCCGATGCGCAATCACGCAGAAAGTCTGCGTTCAGGATATTGAGCAATTGGATTGAAAACCGCCCGGCCTAGCCCTATGACCGGACCGGCCGACGGCCGATTCCAGCAGGGGGACAGGATGAGCTATCCGAACACGCAGCTTTTCATCGACGGAATCTGGCGTCCGGCGCAGGACGGGCGCAGCCTGCCGGTTCTGAACCCGGCCACCGGCGCCGAGATCGGCCGCGTCGCCCATGCCGGCCTCGCCGACCTGGATCAGGCGCTGGCCGCCGCCGACCGCGCCTTTGTGGAATGGCGGCGCAGTTCGCCGCTGCACCGCTCGGACCTGATGCGCAAGGCGGCGGCGCTCTTGCGCGAGCGCGCCGA
This Paracoccus pantotrophus DNA region includes the following protein-coding sequences:
- a CDS encoding alpha-D-glucose phosphate-specific phosphoglucomutase; its protein translation is MTVHTVPTQPIAGQKPGTSGLRKKTSVFMQPHYLENFVQAIWNGTGGAAGKTYVLGGDGRYFGDRAAQVILRMAAASGAKKVIVGQNALLSTPAASHLIRLRGADGGIIMSASHNPGGPTEDFGVKYNIGNGGPAPEPVTEAIFEATKTLAEYHILDAQDVDLATPGTKALGGMEVEVVDPVADYAELMRSIFDFGKIRALFADGFRIRFDAMHAVTGPYARAILEGELGAPAGSVVNAVPSPDFGGGHPDPNPIWAKDLMDAMFGPDAPDFGAASDGDGDRNMIVGRNCYVTPSDSLAVLAANATLVPAYAGGLKGVARSMPTSRALDRVAERLGLACYETPTGWKFFGNLLDAGKATLCGEESAGTGSDHVREKDGLWAVLFWLNLLAERRQPVAGIMADHWAKYGRNYYSRHDYEAVDAAAAAELMQALRERLADLPGQAAAGLRIEAADEFAYDDPVDGSRSEGQGLRIMTEGGGRIVLRLSGTGTEGATLRVYLERVETDPARMQDDPQQALAGIVAAAEEIAGIRARTGRDAPDVIT
- a CDS encoding carboxymuconolactone decarboxylase family protein, producing the protein MSYKAKIDEMRSELRVMNKAIPDATKGFGALSKAVHDGGVLDAKTKEFIAVGMAIVQRCEPCILLHVEALMKAGATREELGDVLSMAIQMSGGPGLMYAGHALACWDELAAG
- a CDS encoding alpha-D-ribose 1-methylphosphonate 5-triphosphate diphosphatase: MTRTILANARLILPETVTPGALVLEDGAIAAIQPGSAVPAGALDMQGDYLAPGMVELHTDNLERHIRPRPGVDWPHAGAILAHDAELAGCGITTVFDAMRVGSIPNEGPDQDYDKYARELAHELAALRARGALRISHFLHLRAEICSQTLLAELDEFGPEDRVGIISLMDHTPGQRQFRDISKLAQYVQGKYKLSDAAFAEHVARLQDLRARFGDRHEAAAVEIAHRLGAVLASHDDTTAAHVALSAGHGVRLAEFPTTPEAAAACHDHGIMVMMGAPNLIRGGSHSGNVSAADLARVGQLDILSSDYVPAGLLAGALILARIWDDLPRAMASVTANPAQAAGLADRGRLAPGLRADLIRFAMLDEDTPVMRETWVRGRRV
- a CDS encoding NAD-dependent deacylase translates to MRITVLTGAGISAESGIRTFRATDGLWEEHRIEDVATPEGFRRDPALVHRFYNQRRADAARARPNAAHRALARLAQRHELTLVTQNVDDLHERGGSAEVIHMHGSLLGALCAGCGHRWPAALVMRPPDPCPACGKALARPDIVWFGEIPYHMERIWKAVESAELFAAIGTSGLVYPAAGLAQHARRNGAHTIELNLAASAVSRDFAERRLGAATEVVPQWVDALCP
- a CDS encoding heavy-metal-associated domain-containing protein, with amino-acid sequence MKFRVEDMSCGHCTAAIEKAVAEAGGRAATDLASRSVTVEGLDAARAAEVIRDAGYTPEPA
- a CDS encoding DMT family transporter produces the protein MVTENFRGAILMVVSMVLFAFEDMFIKLLAAELPYAQVLALIGLLGFLAFGAMLKLKRGRLFTRDLVRPIVLFRNLAEAVGSIGIVVALALTELSSTSAIMQALPLAIVLGAALFLGEPVGWRRWSAIIVGFLGVLLVIRPGLAGFQPVSLMALLAVVGLAARDIATRRVPAHIHSDQLAASAFFAILIAAVLMGLVLGQDFVLPSPRQWLLLLACITLGVGGYALLVTATRVGEASALAPYRYARLVFALILAFLVFGERPDALTLTGAAIIVGSGCYTMWREAALRRRRLREAGFVTAS
- the lepA gene encoding translation elongation factor 4, whose amino-acid sequence is MTDLDLIRNFSIVAHIDHGKSTLADRLIQLTGTVAERDMKAQLLDSMDIERERGITIKANTVRIEYPARDGRTYVLNLIDTPGHVDFAYEVSRSMRAVEGSLLVVDATQGVEAQTLANVYQAIDAGHEIVPVLNKIDLPAAEPDRVKEQIEDVIGIDAHDAIEISAKTGLGIPEVLEAIVTRLPAPKGDRDAPLKAMLVDSWYDPYLGVVVMIRVMDGVIRKGDRIRMMQTNAVYGIDKLAVLRPQMQDIAELGPGEIGVLTASIKQVRDTRVGDTITHERKGTDKPLPGFKPAQPVVFCGLFPVDANDFEALRDAIEKLALNDASFSYEMETSAALGFGFRCGFLGLLHLEVIRDRLEREYDLDLITTAPSVVFRLHMRDGEVRELHNPADMPDLTLIDHIEEPRIKATIMVPDEYLGDVLKLCQDRRGIQMDLTYAGNRAMVVYDLPLAEVVFDFYDRLKSVTKGYASFDYQISEYREDYLVKMSILVNDEPVDALAIMVHRDRAESRGRAMVEKLKELIPRHMFKIPIQAAIGSRVIARETLSALRKDVTAKCYGGDATRKKKLLEKQKAGKKKMRQFGKVEIPQTAFIQALKMDG